The DNA sequence AGATCCTGCGGTGCTTCGAGGAGGCGCACACCACCACCGACCCGCAGCGGCGGCGCGACCTGCTCACCTTCCTCGTGATCGGCGCCGGCGCCACGGGCGTAGAGCTGGGCGGCCAGATCAAGGAGCTCGCCCAGCGCTACTTCGCCACCTCGCTGCACGACCTCCAGCCCGAGGACGTCACGGTGAAGATCATCGAGGGCGCCGACAAGGCGCTGCCCCCGTTCGGCGGCAAGCTGAGCGAGTACGTGGCCGAGTCGCTGGAGAAGGACGGCGTCGACGTGGTGCTCGGCACGTTCGTCACCGACATCGACGCGCACGGCGCGATCCTCAAGGACGCGAAGACGGGCGCGGAGCGGCGCGTCACCGCCGAGACGATCATCTGGTCGGCGGGCGTGCAGGCCAACGACTTCGCCCGCGTGCTCGCCGAGCGCACCGGCTGCGAGGCCGACCGCGCCGGCCGCCTGCTGGTCAACGACGACCTCACGGTGGGCGGGCGCGCGGACATCTTCGCCGTGGGCGACATGATGTCGCTGCACGGTCTGCCCGGCCAGTCGCCCGTGGCGATGCAGGGCGGGCGGCACGCGGCCGCCATCGCGTCCGGCAAGCGCGACGCCGGCACGCCGTTCCAGTACCGCGACAAGGGGTCGATGGCCATCATCAACCGGTTCCGGGCGATCACCCGCATCGGGAAGATCGAGCTCACCGGCTTCGTCGCCTGGGTCCTGTGGCTGGCGGTGCACCTGATGTACATGGTGGGCTTCCGCAATCGGTACGTCGCCGTGATGTCCTGGGTGGGGTCGTTCCTGGGCCGCCACCGCCCGCACTTCCACTACTCGCAGCAACGCACGCCGGCGCCCGCTGCCCCCGCCGCGGACACCGCGGACACCGCGTCCGATGGTGGGGCCGACGGCGCGGACACCGCGCAGGCGCCCGCGCCGGTGGCGGCGCCCGCGACGATCACGGCCGAGCATGCCGAAGAGTCCGAGGCCTGGCGGCGCGAACGGGCCGAGCGCCGGATGCCGGCGCACTCGACCTCGTAGCCGCCGAGAGAACGGCACACCGAAGCCCGCGGGTCGGCACGCATCGTGCCGACCCGCGGGCTTCGCGCATCCGTCGACGGCGGCGATGCATCATCGGGCGCCCGTCGGCCGCCCGATGGCACTCCGGATCACAGACGCCATGTCCTGCTCGTACGAACCCGTCGTGTCCGGACGTCCGACATGCGACGAACAGCCACCGGCCCGAACAAGGGAGTCGCACACTGGTATTCGAAGCCGGCTGTGCACCACCCGCGGGGCGTCTACGGTCGGAGGATCCACGAAGCGGACGGAAAGGGTTCACCATGACGGATGCGCAGGGCCGGGCCGGAGGACGCGGGGTCATCGTGACGGGCGCCGGCAGCGGCATCGGGCTCGCCGTCACCGAACGGCTGCGGCGCGACGGCGACCGCGTCCTCGCGGTGGACCTGCATCCCGAGGCCGCCGGCGGCGACGTCCTCGCCGCCGACCTGACCACACGCGAAGGCAACAGGGCCGCGGTCGATACGGCACTCGAGGAGTTCGGCCGCGTCGACGCGATCATCGCGAACGCCGGATTCCAGCACGTCGCGCCGATCCGCGACTTCGACCCCGACGCCTGGGATTCCCTGCTCGCACTCCTGCTCACCAGCCCGTTCCTGCTGGCCAAGTATGGGTGGGACGCGCTCGCGGCAGCGCCGGACGGCGGCCGGTTCATCGCCGTCGCCTCCGCGCACGCGCTGACCGCCAGCCCGTTCAAGTCCGCGTACGTCTCCGCCAAGCACGGCGTGCTCGGCCTTGTCCGCACGATCGCGCTGGAAGGCGCCGAATCCGGCGTCACCTCGGCCGCCCTCTGCCCGGCGTACGTGCGCACGCCTCTGGTGGAAAAGCAGATCAGCGACCAGGCGCGCGCCCATCGCATGTCCGAGGACGAGGTGGTGGCGCGGGTCATGCTCGAGCGGCAGGCGGTGAAAAGGCTCATCGAGCCCGACGAGGTCGCCGACGCCGTCGCATTCCTGCTGACGCCGGCGGGGCGTGCGTTCACCGGTGCGGCGTTGCCGATGGACCAGGGGTGGACGGCCCGGTAGCGCCCTGTGCACAGTCCGCGCCGGGCCGCCTGCCCCGGCTACGGCCGCGGCAGCGCCGCCACGGCGCGCAGCCCCGGCAGCCAGTGCTCACGCAGTGCCGTGTGGCCCATGAACAACCCGAGGTGCCCGGCGTCCACCGATTCCCGGCGCGCCTGCTCCGGCGACGTCGCCGCGTACGTGTCCAGGGCCCACGCCTGTGCGGCAGGCGTGATGTGGTCGCGCGTCCCCGCCAGTATGAGCAGCGGCGCCGTGATCCGACCGAGGTCCACGCGCTCGCCACCGACGGTCAGCGTCCCCGCGACCAGCTCGTTCCGGACGAAGAGGTGCTCGACGATCCACAGGTAGAATGGGCCGGCGATGTCCTGGGTCCATTCGAACCAGTCGGTGAAGTCGTTGAAGCGCTCCACATGTGCGGGGTCGTCGATGTGCGCCCACAGGTCCATCACGCGCTCGGCCTCGCCGGCGGGCTCGAGCATCTTGAACGCCAGCAGCTGGTTGCGCCCGCGGTACCGTCCTCGGCCCAGTGCCACCATCGCCCGGTAGGGCCGCATCGGATCGCCGGCGCCCGTGGCCTTCATCCACTCGCGGATCGCCGAGCGCCCCGCGTGGAAGTCGATGGGAGCGCCGCCGACCGACAGCGAATGCACCGCCCCGGGACGCAGCGCTGCGTAGATGGAGGCGAGCCAGCCGCCCTGGCAGTCGCCGATGAGGTTGACCCGCCCGCCCAGCCTGCCGACCGCGTCGTCGAGGATCCCGACGTAGTCCTCGATGGTGGACCCGGCGGTCTCGGCGGTGGCGGGAAGCCAGTCCAGACAGTAGAGACTGTCCAGCCCGGCCTCCAGCGCGGTGCGGATCTGCGACTGCTCCGGCGAGTAGTCGACTATCGAGGAGGCGTGCCCGGCCTGCGGGGGAAGCACCAGGGTGGGCACCGCCGAAGTGCCGGTGGAGAAGTCGAGCAGCCGTGCCTGCGGCCAGTTCCGCACCACCGTGTGCTCCGTGCTCCACCCGGGGGTGCGGCGCCGGGTGACTGCGCGGAACCACACCGCCGTGTCGTTGAGCACGGTCGCCGGGCCGGCGCCGCGCCGTGCTGCCGAGCGCAGATATCCCGCCCAGCCGGACGTCCACGCGGACGAGATCTCCCAGGGCGCACGAGCCCAGGCGGTGCGCTGGGACGGGACACGGGTCTGCGTTGCCATCATCCGACTCCTGACGAAGAGACACCCCGCGGCTACTCGCGAGTATCCCCGACGTTAGCGGGTCCACTGCTAACGCGCTCGGATTCGCGCCGACGCGTTGTACCCGGTGCCGCGTCGTGGTGTGGCGTGCGGCGCGGCGGCTAACCCCGGCCTGCCGGTACGCGATGGAAGGGGAAAGACCCGATACGGGTCCACCGTGGATCGGAGAGGCCCCATGCACACCTTCACCCGCACCTTCGTCGGCGCCGCGGGCGCCGCCGCACTGAGCGCAGGCCTGTTCGCGGGAGTCGCCGGTGCCGCGCCCAGCGGTTCCATCGCGGACTCCCCCGTCGGCTTCGGCGCATTCGTGCTCACCAGCGGAACCGACGCAGCGGGGCTGATCTGCTCCCCGGACGTCGGCACCCATCCCGATCCGGCGCAGGCATGCGATTCCATCCGGCAGGCCGGCGGCAATTTCGATGCGCTTCCCCGAGATGCGCACGTGCTGTGTCCGATGATCTACATGCCCACCCCGGCGCGTGCGATCGGCGTGTGGGTCGACACGGGCGGGCCCCGCATCGTCGACTACTCCCACACCTACGGCAACGGTTGCGTCGCCAACGCGGCCTCCGGCGGCGTGTTCGGCTTCTGAGGCGCTGACGGTTGCGCGGACGGCCGCTTTCTGCAGCAGTCGGCGCCGGCATGCGACGTGCACTGCGCCCGTTCGGCCGCGGCGGAATCGGCACGGAGGCGATACTGGAATCGGCCCGGTCCGGGCCGCAGGCCGCCGACGGAAGCAGAACGCCATGTCCGCACACCGCCGCCTCACCGCCCCCGCCGTCATCGCCGCGCTGGTCACCGCGCTGATCGGCTGCACCTCGGCGAACGACCCGGCCGCGGCGATCCCCACGTCATCCGGGTCACTGGGATCGGCCGGACCCGGCGGCGGCCCCGCCGCGCCCGGCCCGGGCGGGCCGCTGACCGGCACGCCGGTGGACGTGACGACCGGGCTGGACGTGCCTTGGTCGGTCGTGTTCGCCGGTGCAATCCCATTGGTGAGCGAACGCAATACCGGCCGGATCCTCGAGATCACCGCCGACGGTTCCGCGCGCACGGTCGGCACGGTCCCGAGCGTCGTGACGGGCGGCGAGGGCGGAACACTCGGCATGGCCGTCGACGACGGCCGACGCCTCTATGTCTATTCGACGGGCCCGGATGGCAACCGCATCCAGCGCTTTTCCCTGCTCGGACAGCAGGGTTCCCTGGCGCTCGGCCCGCCGGAGACGATCCTCGACGGCCTGCCGTCTGCGACCATCCACAATGGCGGGCGCATCGCCTTCGGCCCCGATGGCATGCTCTATGCGGGCGTCGGCGACGCGGGCGAGAGGTCCCGTGCCCAGGATCTCGGATCGCTCGGCGGGAAGATCCTGCGCATGACGCCCGACGGGGCCGTCCCCGCAGATAACCCGTTCCCCGGATCCCTCGTCTACAGCTACGGACACCGCAACGTCCAGGGGTTCGGCTGGGCCGAGGACGGCACGATGTCCGCCTCGGAGTTCGGGCAGAACACGTGGGACGAGCTGAACGTCATCGAGCCGGGCGGCAACTACGGCTGGCCCGCCGTCGAGGGGATCGCGGGTGACGCCCGCTTCCTCGACCCGGTGCAGCAGTGGCGGCCGGCGGAGGCGAGTCCCAGTGGGATCGCGGTGGCCGACGGCACGGTCTTCATCGCGAACCTGCGCGGCGCGACGCTGCGCGCCGTCCCCGTCGACCAACCCACGACCTCCCGCGACTACTTCACGCACGAGTACGGGCGCCTGCGCGACGTCGCCGTATCCCCCGATCACTCGCTGTGGTTCCTCACCGGCAACACAGACGGCCGCGGGACGGTGCGCCCCGGCGACGACCGCATCGTGTCGATCGGCCTCGCCGATGCGAGCTGAGACCACGAACAAAAATCGACCGGAAGGCGATGAACCCTCCGGCCGACTAAAATCTGGTGGAGCTAAGGGGACTCGAACCCCTGACCCCCACACTGCCAGTGTGGTGCGCTACCAGCTGCGCCATAGCCCCGTACTGCAACCAGTGTAGCCGTTCGCGGAGCGTGCTCCTCGACCGCCTGCGTGGCCGCGTCCTGCTGCGCGGTTGCTCCCCGCGCTGCCTCAGCAAAGTTACACGATCCCGGCTCTCCGCACCAAATCGCCTGGGCAGGCGTCGATGGTCCGAGCATGCGCACCCGTCATCCGGCCGCAGTCACCGTCCACCGGTGGTCGGCACCGGCGAGGACACGGCGGGCGACGGCACCGACGTGGCCTGCGCGTTGAGCACGTCCGCCAGCCATTCCGAACGGGAGATCCTCACCTCGCTGGTCCCCTGATACACGGACGGCGTGACCGTGGAGCCGCCGGACAGCGCAGCCAGCGACGTCCGCGCCGTGGACGCCGCGGTCTTCTCCGCGTCCACCAGCGACCCGTCCGCGATGCAGGACACCGCCGGCCCATCGGCGCCGAGCCGCTGCGCCATCCGCGCCAGCTGAGCGTCGTCGAAGTCCGATTTCGCTCCCTCGTGGGGCTGCACACCCTTGGTGAACAAGGCGTCACGGAACTTCGAGTACGCGACGGCGTCCCCCGACTGCGCGACGCACCGCGCCGCAGCGGCCGCCCGCGTGGAGTAGTCGCCGGAGGGCGACTTGCCGTCGAGGATGGTGATCGAGTGGTAGCGCACCGCCAGCCGGCGTCCCGTGATCGCCGAGTACACAGAGTCCCCGTACAGGTCGGTGAACTGCCCGCACGCCTCGCAGAAGTAGTCCTCGTAGACGTCGAGGACCACTGGCGCGTGCGCGATCCCGAGGCGTATCGCGCCATCCGCGTCCACAGACACCGGCACGCCCACCACGGAGGCGATGCCCATCCGCGACAGGTCCGGCGTCGCGCCGCCTGCAGTGGAGGACGGCGAGTCGGCGGCGGTGGAGGAAACAGAGGCACCGGAAGCGGGCACGCCTGGGCCGGAGCCGCCGGCGCCCGATCCGCACCCGGCGAGCGCGCCGGCCACGAGCACCGCGCCGGCCGTCGCGGCGACGGCACGGCGACGCCCGGACCGCGGAGATCGCCAGGGTCGCCCTGCGTCGATCGTGCCGCCTGCATCCACCGTCTGTCCGCGCACTCCGCCTCCTCCCGGCAGGGTCGCCTCCCGGCAGGCCCGCCGCATTCCACTTTTCCATGTCCCTGCCCCGCCCGCGCGAGCAGCGCCGGGAAACGCATCCGCCCTGCCCCGTCCGATGCGGACGGGGCAGGGCGGAACGGCCGTCCGCCGTGCGCGGCGGTGGCGGGACGTCAGCGGGTCACTGCGCGGTGAGCTGCGTGATCCAATCGGCCGACTGGATGTTGACCTTCTTGCCGTCGTGCATGACGGTCGGGGTGCTCACCTGGCCGCCGGTCTGGTCGGACAGCTGCTGCATGGACGCCTGCGCGCCCGCCTTCGCCGCGTCGACCTTCGTGCCGTCGGCGATGCAGGAGACAACCCCGTCGTCCGCGCCGACCTGCTTGGCCACCTCGGAGAGCTGGGCGTTGCTGAGGTCCGTCGAACCGTTCTCCTCCGGCTTGACGCCGTCCTGGAACAGGGCGCTGTGGAACTTGGAGAACAGCGCGCCGTCGCCGGTGTCCGCCACGCACAGCGCCGCACCGGCCGCGCGCGTGGAATAGTCGCCGCTGGCCGAGTACTTGTTGAGGAAGTCCAGCATGTGGTACTGGACCGCCATCTGGCCGTTGTCGATGGCCTGGTTGATAGCGCCGCCGAACTGGTTCTCGAACATGGCACACGCCGGGCACAGGAAGTCCTCGTAGGCGTCGATCTTCACCGGTGCGTTCGGGTCGCCCAGCAGCACCCCGCCGCTGTCGATGACCTTGACCGGGGTGCCTTCCTGGACCGACCCGTACCCCTCGGCCTGCACCTCGGTGTCCTTGGTGTTCGGCAAGACCACGAAGATCACGATCAACACGATGATCGCAACGATCGCGACGCCGCCGAGCACGTAAGTGAGCAGGGCGTCGTTGCGCTTATCGTTCCCCAGCTTCGCGGCGTTGTACTTCTTCGGTGGTTTCTTGGAGCTCACCTTGCGTCATCCGTCCTTTTCTCCGGCCGGCCCCGCCGCGGGCGCGGCGGAAGCGGCTCGTCAATGGGTGTCGTCGGCCGGGCCCGGTCAGGCCCGGCGGGCGGGAGGATCCGCCGATGTGTCAGCGCGATACCGTTCCTGCCGCGCCCTCCGGCGCGTCCTCGTCCCGCGCGTCCACCGCGTCAACGCCGTGGTCCTCTGTGCCGTTGTCTTCAGCGCTGTCGTCTTCAGCGCCATGGCTCCGCGGGCCCAGTCCGGCTCGCGAACCGAACCCGAGGGCGAGCGGACTGCGCGGCCACAGCATCAACCACGCCGCCAGTATGAGGAAGCCGACGTCGCGCGCGATCTCCTCGGCGTAGTCCACCCAGGTGACCGACGCATCCTCCCCGCCGCCGCCGAAGCATCCGCAATCGATCTGCAAGCCGCGGGCCCACGCCGACGCGACGCCGGCGATGAGCACCACCAGCAGCAGCCCGGAGACGATCGCAGTCCATCGGACGGCGAGCCCCAGGATGAGCATGAAACCGAGGATCAGCTCCACGGCGGGCAGGCCGATCGCCACCGCGCGCACCATCGGGTCCGGGAGCAGCCGGTAAGCATCGACGGCCTCCATCGACTGATGCACGTCGGCGGCCTTCGCCCAGCCGGAGATCAGCCACACGGCGGCCAGCCCGAAACGGGCGAGCAGACTCACGATCGGTTTCCACACGCGGCCGAGGATACCGGCATGAACCGCATCCGCGCCCGTGCGCTGCACCCTGTCGGACGACATCCGGCACGGAAACGGCCGTCACGCAACGCGGAATCGGGGGCCGCGACGCCCGCGACGCGAGTGTTACGGTAGTGCTCATCATCAGTTTCGTATCTACGAACATCAATCGTGGGGCATGCGCATCAGGATGTGCACCGCCGATCCCCACGTGGCACACAGGCAGGAGTCCCGCAGTTGGCGACGACGACAGATCCCGCGGAGGCCGCCCGTCCTGGCACCCGGCGCCCGGTGTGGCCGCGGCGGCGCGATGCGCACAGGGTGGCGATGCTGTTCGGCCCCGCCTTCGTCGCCGCGGTCGCATACGTGGACCCGGGGAACGTCGCCGCGAACGTGACCGCGGGGTCCCGGTACGGATACCTGCTGCTGTGGGTGCTGATCCTCGCCAACGCGATGGCGGTGCTCATCCAGTACCTGTCCGCGAAGCTGGGTCTGGTCACCGGATCGTCACTGTCGGAGACTCTGGGCGCACGACTCCGGCCGGCGGCCCGGCGCGGGTTCTGGCTGCAGGCCGAGGTCGCTGCGGCCGCCACGGACGTCGCCGAGGTGATCGGCGGCGCCATCGCTCTCCACCTGCTCTTCGGCCTCCCCCTCGCCGCCGGCGGCGCGATCACCGGAGTCGTGTCGATGGCGCTGCTGGCGGTGGGCGACCGGCGCGGGCAGCGCCGCTTCGAGCTGCTCGTGGTGGGCCTGCTGCTCATCATCACGATCGGCTTCACCTGCGGGCTGCTGTTCGTCGACGTCTCCCCCTCGGCCCTCGTCGGCGGCATCGTGCCCCGCTTCGAGGGGGTGCAGACGCTGCTGCTGGCCGCGGGCATGCTCGGGGCGACGGTGATGCCGCATGCCATCTACGTCCATTCCGCACTCGCGCGCGATCGGCACCGCGCCGACCTCGTGCACCTGGAAGCGCGGGGGGCGGCCGACGGCCCGGCCGAGGGCTGCGGCGCGGATGCCCCGGATGCGGAACCCACCGCCCCCGTGCGCAAGGACGCCGGACGGGGCCACGCCGTCCTCGACAGGCTGCTGCGCGCCACCCGCTGGGACGTGGCGGTGGCACTGGTCGTCGCCGGGGGCGTGAACATCGCGCTGCTCGTGCTCGCCGCCGCCGCGCTGCACGGAGTCTCCGGCACCGACACCATCGCGGGCGCGCACCACGCCATCGAAGCCGCACTGGGCCCGGCCGTGGGCACCGTGTTCGCGGTGGGGCTGCTGGCCTCCGGCCTGGCCTCCACATCGGTGGGCGCCGCTGCGGGCGCCGAGATCATGTCGGGGCTGCTGCGCGTGCGTGTCCCGCTGCTCGCGCGCCGCCTCGTCACGCTGGTACCGGCCGTGGCCCTGCTCGCAGCGGGAGCCGACCCCACCTATGCGCTGATCCTCAGCCAGGTGGTGTTGAGCTTCTGCATCCCGTTCGCGCTCATCCCCCTGGTGCGCTATACGGCGCAGGTCTCGATGATGGGCGTGTACCGCAGCGGCCCCGTCGTCCGCGTCGCCTCCTGGGCGACGGTGGCCGTGATCGTCGCGCTCAATGCCGCACTGCTCGCCCTGACCATGCTCGGCGTCGATTAGCCGGCGGCGGGCAGCGGCCGGCGGGGCGGGCGATAGCCGGCAGGGCACAGCAACGGGCCCCGGCGGGTGGTCTTCGCCCGCCGGGGCCCGTCGTCGGTGGAGCTGCCGGGAATCGAACCCGGGTCCTCCGCAGTGTCACCGAGGCTTCTCCGTGCGCAGTCCGCTATGTCTCTGCTCGGGCCTCCGGATCTCGCGAACACGTCCGGATGACGACCCCAGTCGCTGTGGGATGTCCCGTCAATCTCCGCGACCGATTATGACGGTGAGCCCTCTAGCTGATGCCAGTACCCGGGCCGAGGGCGAACCCGGACTGACAGACTCACGCCTGCTGCTTAGGCAGCGAGGGCGAAGGAGTCAGCGCTCTGCTTGGAGTTGGCGCTTAATTGGTTGCAGCGACGCTTACGGTGGTCTCCTGCCTGCACCGGCACGCTTCCCTTGGATCTACTCACGCAGTCGAAACCGTTCAGCCCCTTTCCACGACTCTCGCAGCCGTGCGATTCTTCCTGCACAGCGAACGCCTGCCGCAGGATCGCGCTTCACGCGATCACCCATCAGACATCCGCAGCCCCACACGCATCCGCGTGGACAACACAGTCTAACGCGCGCGGACGCCGAAATCATCCCGTCGGCGACCCCCGCGGTGGAACCGCGCGTATTCCCAGGTCGACGGTGTGCATGCTCACTCGTCAACACTGTTGACGTGGCATTGTCAACGGTGTTGACTAGGTCGCATCGCCACAAGACTCCGTCAGGGGATGCAGTCATGAACGCAGAACAGCGGGACAGCCCGCGCGGCGACACCGCGCGCGAAGCCGACTACGCGGAGATCCTCGCCGACGACATCGAGGCGGTCGCCCCGACGCTCGGCGGGCACCGCCCCGCGCACGAGGCCCCACCGGGCACCGACGCCCCGGTGGGCCTCGCGACCATCGCGAAGGCCATGGTCTTCCCGCTGTTCTTCGTCGTCATGTTCGCGCTGTGCTACGTCAGCGCATTCCACAATCCCGCCCCGCACGACATGCGGCTGACCGTCGTCGGCCCCGGCTCCTCCGCGGCAGCGGTGGCCTCCGGGCTGGAACAGGGCTCGCCGGGTGCGTTCGACGTCGCCACCTCGACCGACCTGGACGGCGCGCTCGAGCGCCTCGCCGACCGCGACGTGCAAGGCGTGATCGAGCTCGGCAGCCCCGTGGTGGCGCACGTCGCCTCCGGGGGGAGCGCCACGGTGGCGCAGACGGTGCAGTCGGTCGCCGCTCCCCTCGCGCAGCAGACCGGGACCACTGTGACTGTCGACGACATCGCGCCCGTCACCGGAGGGGACGCCACCGGGATGGGACTGTTCTACTTCATGGTCGTCTGCTCCATCGCCGGCTACCTCACCGTCACGGTGCTGTCCCAGCTGGCGCCGAACATGACGCTGCGGAGGCAGCTGGGCATCCTCGGCGCCATGTCCGTGGCACTGACCCTCATCGCCTTCGCAGTCTCGTCGATCTTCACCGGCACGTACGGCGCCGGCGCGGGCGGTCTGACCGCGTTGCTGCTCATCGGCGTCCTCTACACGTTCACGATCGGGATCGTCGCGGTGCTGCTCAACAGGCTGCTCGGCCAGGCGGCGATCATGGCGGTGATGATGGTCGCGATCTTCCTGAACTTCCCCAGCGCGGGCGGCGCCATCGCGCCGTCGATGCTGCCGGCGGCGTGGGAGGCCGTGCATGCGTTCTGGATCGGCTCGGGCGCGATCCAGGCCATGCAGTCGGTGATCTACTTCGGCGGCAACGGCGCCGGGCACGGACTGCTCATCCTCGCCGGCTGGCTGGCGGTCGCCGCGGCCGGGCTCGCGATCACCGTGCGGCGCACGAGCAGGCACACCTCCGACGCGGCTGGAAAGACCCGCGCCGCGGCCGCGGAGGCTCCGGATCGGGAACCCGTTCCGGTGCGTTGATCCCCCAACCCCGTCACCCCCGCGTCCACCTGTGGGCTCAGCCGCGCATGCCCTTGACGCGGCGGCCGAGCTCGCGAGTGACCTCGCGTTCCATGGTGCGGCGCCGGATGTCCTGCCGCTTGTCGTATACCTGCTTGCCGCGCGCCAGCGCCAGTTCCAGCTTGACCTTGCCGCCGGAGAAGTACATCGACAACGGCACCAGGGTCAGGCTGCCCTCCTGGGTCTTGCCGATGAGCATCTCGATCTGGCGCCGGTGCAGCAGCAGCTTACGCACCCGCCGCGGCGCATGGTTGGTCCAGGTGCCGTGCGAATACTCGGGGATGTGCAGGCCGCGGAGCCACACCTCGCCGTCGTCGACCGTGGCGAAAGCGTCAACCAGCGACGCCTTGCCTTCGCGCAGGCTCTTGACCTCGGTGCCCACCAGCGCCACCCCGGCCTCGTAGGTGTCGAGGATCACGTAGTTGTGGCGGGCCTTGCGGTTGGTGGCGATCACCCGCCTGCCGTCGGCGTCCGCGGCCTTGGACTTCTTGCCGCCCTTGCCCTTCTTGGCCATGCTCAGCTTTCCCGTCTCGTCCCCGATGC is a window from the Tomitella gaofuii genome containing:
- a CDS encoding NAD(P)/FAD-dependent oxidoreductase, producing the protein MVGSGFGALAAAKKLAKAKVPFVLISETTEHLFQPLLYQVATGVLSPGEIAPPIRAVLAKYPTADVRLGRVVDVDPDRREVVYEAGGERLRLGYTTLIAATGARQAYFGNDHFADVTYALKTIDDAERLRHQILRCFEEAHTTTDPQRRRDLLTFLVIGAGATGVELGGQIKELAQRYFATSLHDLQPEDVTVKIIEGADKALPPFGGKLSEYVAESLEKDGVDVVLGTFVTDIDAHGAILKDAKTGAERRVTAETIIWSAGVQANDFARVLAERTGCEADRAGRLLVNDDLTVGGRADIFAVGDMMSLHGLPGQSPVAMQGGRHAAAIASGKRDAGTPFQYRDKGSMAIINRFRAITRIGKIELTGFVAWVLWLAVHLMYMVGFRNRYVAVMSWVGSFLGRHRPHFHYSQQRTPAPAAPAADTADTASDGGADGADTAQAPAPVAAPATITAEHAEESEAWRRERAERRMPAHSTS
- a CDS encoding SDR family oxidoreductase, which translates into the protein MTDAQGRAGGRGVIVTGAGSGIGLAVTERLRRDGDRVLAVDLHPEAAGGDVLAADLTTREGNRAAVDTALEEFGRVDAIIANAGFQHVAPIRDFDPDAWDSLLALLLTSPFLLAKYGWDALAAAPDGGRFIAVASAHALTASPFKSAYVSAKHGVLGLVRTIALEGAESGVTSAALCPAYVRTPLVEKQISDQARAHRMSEDEVVARVMLERQAVKRLIEPDEVADAVAFLLTPAGRAFTGAALPMDQGWTAR
- a CDS encoding alpha/beta fold hydrolase — its product is MMATQTRVPSQRTAWARAPWEISSAWTSGWAGYLRSAARRGAGPATVLNDTAVWFRAVTRRRTPGWSTEHTVVRNWPQARLLDFSTGTSAVPTLVLPPQAGHASSIVDYSPEQSQIRTALEAGLDSLYCLDWLPATAETAGSTIEDYVGILDDAVGRLGGRVNLIGDCQGGWLASIYAALRPGAVHSLSVGGAPIDFHAGRSAIREWMKATGAGDPMRPYRAMVALGRGRYRGRNQLLAFKMLEPAGEAERVMDLWAHIDDPAHVERFNDFTDWFEWTQDIAGPFYLWIVEHLFVRNELVAGTLTVGGERVDLGRITAPLLILAGTRDHITPAAQAWALDTYAATSPEQARRESVDAGHLGLFMGHTALREHWLPGLRAVAALPRP
- a CDS encoding SSI family serine proteinase inhibitor; amino-acid sequence: MHTFTRTFVGAAGAAALSAGLFAGVAGAAPSGSIADSPVGFGAFVLTSGTDAAGLICSPDVGTHPDPAQACDSIRQAGGNFDALPRDAHVLCPMIYMPTPARAIGVWVDTGGPRIVDYSHTYGNGCVANAASGGVFGF
- a CDS encoding PQQ-dependent sugar dehydrogenase, producing MSAHRRLTAPAVIAALVTALIGCTSANDPAAAIPTSSGSLGSAGPGGGPAAPGPGGPLTGTPVDVTTGLDVPWSVVFAGAIPLVSERNTGRILEITADGSARTVGTVPSVVTGGEGGTLGMAVDDGRRLYVYSTGPDGNRIQRFSLLGQQGSLALGPPETILDGLPSATIHNGGRIAFGPDGMLYAGVGDAGERSRAQDLGSLGGKILRMTPDGAVPADNPFPGSLVYSYGHRNVQGFGWAEDGTMSASEFGQNTWDELNVIEPGGNYGWPAVEGIAGDARFLDPVQQWRPAEASPSGIAVADGTVFIANLRGATLRAVPVDQPTTSRDYFTHEYGRLRDVAVSPDHSLWFLTGNTDGRGTVRPGDDRIVSIGLADAS
- a CDS encoding DsbA family protein, whose product is MRGQTVDAGGTIDAGRPWRSPRSGRRRAVAATAGAVLVAGALAGCGSGAGGSGPGVPASGASVSSTAADSPSSTAGGATPDLSRMGIASVVGVPVSVDADGAIRLGIAHAPVVLDVYEDYFCEACGQFTDLYGDSVYSAITGRRLAVRYHSITILDGKSPSGDYSTRAAAAARCVAQSGDAVAYSKFRDALFTKGVQPHEGAKSDFDDAQLARMAQRLGADGPAVSCIADGSLVDAEKTAASTARTSLAALSGGSTVTPSVYQGTSEVRISRSEWLADVLNAQATSVPSPAVSSPVPTTGGR
- a CDS encoding DsbA family protein — encoded protein: MSSKKPPKKYNAAKLGNDKRNDALLTYVLGGVAIVAIIVLIVIFVVLPNTKDTEVQAEGYGSVQEGTPVKVIDSGGVLLGDPNAPVKIDAYEDFLCPACAMFENQFGGAINQAIDNGQMAVQYHMLDFLNKYSASGDYSTRAAGAALCVADTGDGALFSKFHSALFQDGVKPEENGSTDLSNAQLSEVAKQVGADDGVVSCIADGTKVDAAKAGAQASMQQLSDQTGGQVSTPTVMHDGKKVNIQSADWITQLTAQ
- a CDS encoding Nramp family divalent metal transporter, with the translated sequence MLFGPAFVAAVAYVDPGNVAANVTAGSRYGYLLLWVLILANAMAVLIQYLSAKLGLVTGSSLSETLGARLRPAARRGFWLQAEVAAAATDVAEVIGGAIALHLLFGLPLAAGGAITGVVSMALLAVGDRRGQRRFELLVVGLLLIITIGFTCGLLFVDVSPSALVGGIVPRFEGVQTLLLAAGMLGATVMPHAIYVHSALARDRHRADLVHLEARGAADGPAEGCGADAPDAEPTAPVRKDAGRGHAVLDRLLRATRWDVAVALVVAGGVNIALLVLAAAALHGVSGTDTIAGAHHAIEAALGPAVGTVFAVGLLASGLASTSVGAAAGAEIMSGLLRVRVPLLARRLVTLVPAVALLAAGADPTYALILSQVVLSFCIPFALIPLVRYTAQVSMMGVYRSGPVVRVASWATVAVIVALNAALLALTMLGVD
- a CDS encoding ABC transporter permease; this translates as MNAEQRDSPRGDTAREADYAEILADDIEAVAPTLGGHRPAHEAPPGTDAPVGLATIAKAMVFPLFFVVMFALCYVSAFHNPAPHDMRLTVVGPGSSAAAVASGLEQGSPGAFDVATSTDLDGALERLADRDVQGVIELGSPVVAHVASGGSATVAQTVQSVAAPLAQQTGTTVTVDDIAPVTGGDATGMGLFYFMVVCSIAGYLTVTVLSQLAPNMTLRRQLGILGAMSVALTLIAFAVSSIFTGTYGAGAGGLTALLLIGVLYTFTIGIVAVLLNRLLGQAAIMAVMMVAIFLNFPSAGGAIAPSMLPAAWEAVHAFWIGSGAIQAMQSVIYFGGNGAGHGLLILAGWLAVAAAGLAITVRRTSRHTSDAAGKTRAAAAEAPDREPVPVR
- the smpB gene encoding SsrA-binding protein SmpB; amino-acid sequence: MAKKGKGGKKSKAADADGRRVIATNRKARHNYVILDTYEAGVALVGTEVKSLREGKASLVDAFATVDDGEVWLRGLHIPEYSHGTWTNHAPRRVRKLLLHRRQIEMLIGKTQEGSLTLVPLSMYFSGGKVKLELALARGKQVYDKRQDIRRRTMEREVTRELGRRVKGMRG